A section of the Bacteroidetes Order II. bacterium genome encodes:
- a CDS encoding threonine synthase, whose translation MTRFTHLVCSVCDRIFPKNEPQTFCPACKKPLLAVYDLTPLDKNILAGRNSNMWRYRELLPIEDERLIVTLGEGFTPLLPLKRIGEKLGLSDIWFKDESVNPTGSFKARGLAMAVSKAHEYGIQEMAIPTAGNAGSALAAYGARAGIKTHVFMPEATPKVFQTDCMWFGARVTTVPGSIRDAGQTMARTNPGHWFDVSTLKEPYRIEGKKTMGYELAEQLHWQTPDVILYPTGGGTGLIGIWKAFKEMLDLGWISEITTRMVAVQVAGCDPIVPAFEAHETDGRPVENPPETIANGLRVPAPFGDRLILEALYESNGTAIAISDEEMESGIRELAAGEGFFVAPEGAAVWMALKKLRESGWVKSKDKVVLINTGSAYKYIENLWK comes from the coding sequence ATGACACGTTTTACCCATCTTGTTTGTTCGGTCTGCGACCGCATATTTCCTAAAAATGAACCCCAAACTTTTTGCCCAGCATGTAAAAAACCTCTTTTGGCGGTATATGACCTCACACCTTTAGACAAAAATATTCTCGCTGGCCGAAATAGTAATATGTGGCGGTATCGTGAACTGTTGCCAATAGAAGACGAACGGCTCATTGTAACACTGGGCGAGGGTTTTACCCCGTTGCTACCCTTAAAGCGGATTGGCGAAAAATTAGGACTTTCCGACATATGGTTTAAGGATGAGTCGGTAAATCCTACTGGATCGTTCAAAGCACGGGGACTGGCAATGGCAGTCTCTAAGGCGCATGAGTACGGTATTCAGGAAATGGCCATCCCTACTGCTGGGAATGCCGGAAGTGCATTGGCGGCGTATGGCGCACGAGCTGGTATTAAAACCCATGTTTTTATGCCGGAAGCTACGCCAAAAGTTTTTCAAACAGATTGTATGTGGTTTGGTGCGCGTGTAACCACCGTCCCGGGAAGCATACGGGATGCTGGCCAGACGATGGCTCGGACCAATCCGGGCCATTGGTTTGATGTTTCTACCCTAAAAGAACCGTATCGGATAGAAGGCAAAAAAACCATGGGCTACGAATTGGCGGAACAACTGCATTGGCAAACCCCCGATGTGATTTTGTACCCTACAGGTGGCGGAACGGGCCTCATCGGAATTTGGAAGGCGTTTAAAGAAATGTTGGATTTGGGGTGGATTTCCGAAATCACTACCCGAATGGTGGCGGTACAGGTGGCAGGATGTGATCCAATAGTTCCGGCTTTTGAAGCGCACGAAACCGATGGTCGGCCAGTAGAAAACCCGCCGGAAACCATTGCTAATGGCCTCCGTGTACCAGCTCCGTTTGGTGACCGGTTGATTCTGGAGGCGCTGTATGAAAGTAACGGAACGGCCATCGCCATTTCGGACGAGGAAATGGAATCGGGAATTCGTGAATTGGCCGCAGGCGAGGGATTCTTTGTGGCGCCCGAAGGTGCTGCTGTTTGGATGGCCCTCAAAAAACTTCGGGAGTCTGGCTGGGTGAAATCAAAAGATAAAGTGGTGTTGATCAATACGGGGTCTGCTTATAAATATATCGAGAACCTTTGGAAATAA
- a CDS encoding BatA domain-containing protein produces the protein MYQSEVWLVVHIASLSVKPTCATVNEYFSANMTFLNPLILLGLLAAAIPILIHLFNFRKPKKVDFSTLAFLRELEKTAMQRVKIEQWLLLALRVLAILFLVLGFAQPMLKGSASDAKHAKTVYAIVIDNSLSMKLRNVRGEYLQQARTVAAQLVKQAQKGDEFLLLTTANNGLTARNLYRNTGPLLEEIRKIQPEPGARSLMRTARQSFRRLAEISDRNKEVYLISDLQRATFLDSLETEKPQNVSIALVPIGSDAPANVAITDVEIDSRIIEQGQPVGVTATLTNYSDKALSNFQASVYLEGQPVAQALANIGPKDQATVQFTLTPQKRGWLGGEVRIEGDTFEDDNRRYFSLLVPEKRTVLLVRGDGERTNFVELALSPQVTGGRVVFQTQTITEGMLGGTALESYNCVLIIGKKRFSSGEITNLKRYIASGGGLLMFPSGGMVAGEYTALFSALGGGKASGFSGQAGGPAIGKFDRVETEHPLFEGMFANGDLSVGKQVETVDARYIMLYQPGTGDEQTLIRLTNNQPFLHEIRNGKGSALLVTVAPDPLWSDLPSRGLFIPLLYRAVYYLSASRAQSEGSLGTSDDGEVFVSGLQGSEPVKLVGVKGDEYTPQQNLVYNGMVISVDEAIQQSGLYDVMQGDRVLRKVAVNADSRESDLVRMPPEEGKQQIEQMTGTSVRMVDVGAGTDRQIKEAIGTARFGQNLWNVFLFLALLCLLAEMFVALRKKSSSQKT, from the coding sequence ATGTACCAGTCTGAAGTCTGGTTGGTCGTTCATATAGCAAGCCTTTCGGTTAAGCCTACGTGCGCCACCGTTAATGAATATTTTAGTGCTAATATGACTTTTCTCAATCCACTGATATTATTGGGGTTATTGGCTGCTGCCATTCCCATTCTCATTCATTTGTTTAATTTTAGAAAGCCCAAAAAAGTGGATTTCTCCACGCTTGCTTTTTTGCGAGAGCTGGAAAAAACGGCCATGCAGCGGGTGAAAATAGAACAATGGTTATTGCTGGCACTACGCGTATTGGCCATTTTGTTTTTGGTTTTGGGATTTGCACAGCCTATGTTAAAAGGCTCAGCCAGTGATGCAAAGCATGCCAAAACCGTATATGCCATTGTAATAGATAATTCATTATCCATGAAATTGCGGAATGTACGTGGCGAGTACCTTCAGCAGGCGCGTACCGTTGCGGCTCAATTGGTGAAACAAGCGCAAAAAGGAGATGAGTTTTTATTGCTTACAACGGCAAACAATGGTTTGACAGCCCGCAACCTCTACCGGAATACCGGACCGCTCTTAGAGGAAATCCGGAAAATTCAGCCAGAACCAGGCGCACGGTCTTTGATGCGTACCGCACGTCAGTCTTTTAGACGATTGGCAGAAATATCCGACAGGAACAAAGAGGTCTATCTCATTTCAGACTTACAGCGTGCTACGTTTTTAGACTCTTTAGAAACCGAAAAGCCGCAAAATGTATCCATCGCACTGGTTCCGATAGGGAGTGACGCTCCGGCAAATGTGGCGATTACCGATGTCGAGATAGATAGTCGTATCATAGAACAAGGCCAGCCAGTTGGGGTGACCGCCACACTCACCAACTATAGCGACAAGGCACTAAGTAATTTTCAGGCAAGTGTATATTTGGAAGGCCAACCTGTTGCGCAAGCCCTTGCAAACATAGGTCCGAAAGATCAGGCAACCGTACAATTTACCCTAACTCCGCAAAAACGTGGTTGGTTGGGAGGCGAAGTGCGGATTGAAGGAGATACTTTCGAAGACGACAATCGTCGGTATTTCTCGCTCCTTGTTCCGGAAAAACGGACGGTATTATTGGTACGAGGCGATGGGGAACGGACTAATTTTGTAGAGTTGGCCCTTTCGCCACAGGTTACTGGTGGTAGGGTGGTTTTCCAAACCCAAACCATCACAGAGGGCATGTTGGGTGGAACGGCATTGGAGTCTTATAATTGCGTATTAATCATTGGAAAAAAGCGGTTCTCTTCCGGCGAGATCACAAATCTAAAACGCTACATTGCTTCCGGCGGCGGTCTCTTAATGTTCCCCAGTGGGGGGATGGTTGCTGGGGAGTACACAGCACTCTTTTCGGCTCTTGGCGGCGGGAAGGCTAGTGGATTCTCTGGCCAGGCAGGAGGCCCTGCCATTGGGAAATTTGACCGAGTGGAAACCGAGCACCCCCTCTTTGAGGGGATGTTTGCCAACGGCGATCTGTCTGTCGGAAAGCAAGTCGAGACGGTGGATGCCCGCTATATTATGTTATATCAGCCGGGAACGGGCGACGAACAGACCCTGATCCGCCTCACGAATAATCAGCCCTTTCTACATGAAATCCGAAATGGCAAAGGATCAGCCCTGCTGGTGACGGTTGCGCCCGATCCATTGTGGAGTGATTTACCGTCACGCGGCTTGTTTATTCCATTGCTCTACCGTGCAGTGTATTACCTCTCGGCCAGTCGGGCACAGAGCGAGGGGAGTTTGGGAACCTCGGATGATGGAGAGGTCTTTGTATCCGGTTTACAAGGATCGGAGCCAGTCAAATTGGTAGGGGTAAAGGGGGATGAATATACACCGCAGCAAAACCTAGTATATAACGGGATGGTGATTTCGGTGGATGAAGCGATTCAGCAATCCGGCCTCTACGATGTAATGCAAGGGGACCGAGTTTTACGGAAAGTAGCTGTTAATGCAGACAGCCGTGAGTCTGATCTGGTACGAATGCCACCCGAAGAAGGGAAACAACAAATAGAGCAAATGACTGGAACCTCGGTTCGGATGGTGGATGTAGGAGCAGGAACGGACCGTCAGATAAAAGAAGCCATTGGAACGGCACGATTTGGCCAAAATCTGTGGAACGTCTTTTTGTTTTTAGCGTTGTTATGCCTGCTTGCCGAAATGTTTGTGGCACTCCGCAAAAAATCTTCCTCACAAAAAACTTAA
- a CDS encoding STAS domain-containing protein, giving the protein MPNQDMAFQLQPATDLITIAEIGPALDFRNASAFKEVCMQEVEKGVRFFVLDFSDTGILDSTGLGTIFYLHRQVKPTGGRVVFAAPSRPVQVVVQLTRAFKHFQQFVTIEEALERLQMHSRMAVGPILTQYKAQLKKEV; this is encoded by the coding sequence ATGCCGAACCAAGATATGGCTTTCCAACTTCAGCCTGCAACAGACCTTATAACAATTGCCGAAATTGGACCTGCTTTAGACTTTCGTAATGCCTCGGCTTTCAAAGAGGTATGTATGCAGGAAGTAGAAAAAGGAGTCCGTTTTTTTGTATTGGATTTCTCTGATACTGGAATTTTAGACTCTACTGGTTTAGGCACTATTTTTTATTTACATCGTCAGGTAAAACCTACTGGAGGACGAGTGGTTTTTGCGGCCCCCTCGCGCCCTGTTCAGGTTGTTGTCCAACTTACCCGTGCCTTTAAACACTTCCAGCAGTTTGTAACCATCGAAGAAGCGTTGGAACGACTACAAATGCACAGCCGAATGGCCGTCGGCCCCATTCTTACACAATACAAAGCCCAATTAAAAAAAGAAGTTTGA
- a CDS encoding cytochrome c: protein MMRKTLFLLVLVAWMGCKQTPSPIPLPPPGMAFYEKQCASCHQSDGEGVLRTFPPLKNNVTVEGPHGRLIRLALHGLEGELVSENEVYRGACPPWGHLSDEDIADILTFIRSRWGNNAPPVPADDIKMIRLFYRDRTTPWTPEELKKPENTSVPGVAGW, encoded by the coding sequence ATGATGCGTAAAACATTATTTCTCTTGGTATTGGTCGCATGGATGGGTTGCAAACAGACACCCTCTCCTATCCCACTTCCCCCGCCAGGGATGGCTTTTTACGAAAAGCAGTGCGCTTCGTGTCACCAATCGGATGGGGAGGGTGTGTTACGCACCTTTCCTCCACTCAAAAACAATGTAACGGTCGAAGGACCACATGGACGATTGATTCGTTTGGCACTTCATGGCTTGGAAGGCGAATTGGTCTCTGAAAACGAAGTATATCGTGGGGCTTGTCCACCGTGGGGACATCTAAGCGACGAGGATATTGCAGACATTCTTACCTTTATCAGAAGTCGCTGGGGAAACAATGCGCCCCCCGTCCCTGCCGACGACATAAAAATGATTCGGTTATTCTATCGCGACCGCACCACACCTTGGACGCCAGAAGAATTAAAAAAGCCCGAAAACACGTCGGTTCCGGGTGTTGCTGGTTGGTAA
- a CDS encoding GNAT family N-acetyltransferase yields the protein MHLRLAEGLTILEHHHQPFVKLFEHGTLVVELYAPQQQDLQTPHTRDELYVVASGTGWFVNGDQKHPFGPNDVLFVPAGVVHRFEDFSDDFSAWVMFYGPEGGEPALPPLHLRLVSNESEWQSVKHIRTEVFILEQACPPEEEWDLFDETATHILGTVNGVPAACARWRTVKSGDGDGLAKLERFALLTPFRGKGYGRQIVEWTIDQAEKAGYSVQIIHAQAHLQAFYNTLGFRPIGKLFDEAGIPHIRMFRKGSRA from the coding sequence ATGCACCTACGCCTTGCGGAAGGTTTAACGATACTCGAACACCACCACCAGCCCTTTGTCAAGTTGTTTGAACACGGGACGTTGGTGGTGGAACTTTATGCACCTCAACAGCAGGACTTGCAAACCCCACATACCCGCGACGAATTGTATGTGGTGGCAAGTGGTACTGGTTGGTTTGTAAATGGCGACCAAAAGCATCCATTTGGCCCAAACGATGTTTTGTTTGTTCCGGCTGGCGTGGTGCATCGGTTCGAGGACTTTTCAGATGATTTTTCGGCTTGGGTGATGTTTTATGGCCCTGAAGGGGGGGAGCCAGCTTTGCCTCCTCTCCACTTACGTCTGGTATCCAATGAAAGCGAATGGCAGTCCGTTAAGCACATCCGGACGGAAGTATTTATTCTGGAGCAGGCTTGTCCACCGGAAGAAGAATGGGATTTGTTTGATGAAACGGCAACGCATATTTTGGGTACGGTAAATGGTGTCCCCGCAGCCTGTGCAAGATGGCGCACCGTGAAAAGTGGGGATGGAGATGGCCTTGCCAAATTAGAGCGATTTGCATTATTAACCCCCTTTCGGGGCAAAGGCTATGGTCGCCAAATAGTTGAATGGACAATAGACCAGGCCGAAAAAGCGGGATATTCGGTACAGATAATACATGCGCAAGCGCACCTACAAGCCTTTTATAATACACTCGGATTTCGGCCGATTGGCAAATTATTTGATGAAGCAGGTATCCCACATATCCGAATGTTTCGAAAAGGATCACGCGCTTAG
- a CDS encoding NAD-dependent succinate-semialdehyde dehydrogenase, with product MPFISVNPATEVVRKSYPTLTSSELEQKLQRADHAFSSFAQTTLAERAGWLVRAAALLEERAEYLGQIMTEEMGKPLVAAIAEVKKCASVCRYYAENGTRFLKPVTIASDASHSYVAYSPLGAILGIMPWNFPLWQAFRACVPTMMAGNVFLLKHAPNTPESAYEMEKLMIDAGFPEGSFQNLFVEVEAVAGIIQDPRVAAVTLTGSVGAGRSVARLAGEALKKTVLELGGSDPFIVLEDADLALAAEVAVSSRYLNNGQTCIAAKRFIMVKSVAEAFTEKFVKCVKALKVGDPVQPDVAIGPMARADLRQQLHDQVVRSVAAGAKILCGGHMPTGTGFFYEPTVLGNVQPGMAAFDEELFGPVAALVVAEDEAEALYLANRSEYGLGSTIFTNDLPRAESLGAKINAGCVFINGMVKSDPRLPFGGIKHSGYGRELSEMGIHEFVNAKTVWVR from the coding sequence ATGCCTTTTATTTCTGTTAATCCTGCTACCGAAGTCGTTCGAAAATCGTATCCGACCCTCACTTCGTCTGAACTTGAACAAAAGTTGCAACGTGCCGATCATGCCTTTTCGTCATTTGCCCAGACCACCTTGGCAGAACGTGCTGGCTGGCTGGTTCGGGCGGCAGCACTTTTGGAAGAGCGGGCTGAATATCTCGGACAGATAATGACGGAGGAAATGGGAAAACCACTTGTGGCTGCCATTGCCGAAGTCAAAAAATGTGCCTCGGTGTGTCGGTATTATGCCGAAAATGGGACCCGTTTCCTGAAACCAGTCACCATTGCCAGTGATGCCAGCCACTCTTATGTGGCATATAGCCCATTGGGGGCCATCTTAGGCATTATGCCTTGGAATTTTCCACTTTGGCAAGCGTTTCGTGCGTGTGTGCCAACCATGATGGCAGGAAATGTGTTTCTCTTAAAACATGCTCCGAATACGCCTGAATCGGCATACGAGATGGAAAAGTTGATGATTGATGCAGGTTTTCCAGAAGGCAGTTTCCAAAATCTGTTTGTGGAAGTGGAGGCCGTAGCTGGTATCATTCAGGATCCGAGGGTTGCAGCGGTCACTCTCACCGGAAGTGTGGGGGCAGGCAGATCTGTTGCACGGTTGGCCGGAGAAGCACTCAAAAAGACGGTACTGGAGCTGGGCGGAAGCGATCCGTTTATCGTCTTAGAAGATGCCGATTTGGCGTTGGCGGCAGAGGTTGCGGTTTCTAGCCGATACCTTAACAACGGACAGACGTGCATTGCGGCCAAAAGATTTATCATGGTAAAATCGGTGGCCGAAGCTTTTACGGAAAAATTTGTAAAGTGCGTTAAAGCACTTAAGGTGGGGGATCCGGTGCAGCCCGATGTTGCCATTGGGCCAATGGCGCGTGCCGATCTTCGTCAGCAACTTCACGATCAAGTGGTAAGGTCGGTGGCGGCAGGGGCAAAAATTTTGTGTGGTGGCCACATGCCAACAGGGACAGGATTTTTCTATGAACCAACCGTATTGGGCAATGTTCAACCAGGTATGGCGGCTTTTGACGAAGAATTGTTTGGACCAGTAGCAGCTCTCGTGGTTGCAGAAGACGAAGCAGAGGCCCTCTATTTGGCCAACCGGAGTGAATATGGCTTGGGTTCCACCATTTTCACAAATGATCTGCCACGTGCCGAGTCTCTGGGAGCCAAAATCAATGCGGGCTGTGTCTTCATCAATGGCATGGTGAAAAGTGACCCCCGTTTACCCTTTGGGGGCATTAAACACAGCGGTTATGGCCGAGAACTATCGGAAATGGGGATTCACGAGTTTGTGAACGCAAAGACGGTTTGGGTGCGGTAA
- a CDS encoding orotate phosphoribosyltransferase: MTETELIDLGNRLYQQAMVRSEQEAITDPAGLPIRWMLDTRTPMLDAVFFNEVGGVLAKRLAKKEVHQVVGLGYGSFPLVCSVLSSGPEMGFKGGFVRETRKAYGRRRLVEGPINRNEPVVLLDDVLNSGKNARLAIKLLREDGFKVVGLFTLFCFTWGNGKETLQNEGVWVDSLLDLNLRNKNDDEKSTSDSSPV, translated from the coding sequence ATGACCGAGACCGAATTGATTGACCTTGGCAACCGACTCTATCAGCAAGCCATGGTTCGTAGCGAACAGGAAGCCATTACCGATCCAGCAGGATTGCCCATTCGTTGGATGTTGGATACCCGAACCCCGATGTTGGATGCCGTTTTTTTTAATGAGGTCGGGGGCGTTTTGGCAAAACGTTTAGCAAAGAAGGAAGTACATCAGGTGGTTGGCCTGGGGTATGGTTCCTTTCCATTGGTGTGTTCAGTACTGAGTTCGGGACCTGAAATGGGGTTTAAAGGTGGATTTGTACGCGAAACCCGCAAGGCATATGGCCGTCGTCGCTTGGTGGAAGGCCCTATCAACCGGAATGAACCTGTGGTGTTGTTAGACGACGTCCTGAACAGCGGCAAAAATGCACGTCTGGCCATTAAATTACTGCGTGAGGATGGATTTAAAGTTGTGGGTCTTTTTACCCTTTTCTGTTTCACATGGGGTAATGGAAAAGAAACCTTGCAAAACGAAGGGGTTTGGGTGGACTCATTGTTAGACCTGAATCTTCGTAATAAAAATGACGACGAAAAGAGTACCTCGGATAGCAGTCCGGTCTAA
- a CDS encoding ChaN family lipoprotein has product MKALLTLFLALALNTMLSAGVPDSTITASHYRIYGKNGEALRIEDIVRQMRAADVVFLGEEHNDPVAHHLQFELLKALFEAEKTRPIVLAMEQFERDTQEVLDLYLSGTIRERDFKLDSRPWTNYETDYKPMIEFAKTNRIPVIAGNAPRRLVSLTGREGIAVLNSLPTIAKQWLPPLPLHPASATYGQKFNAEMERQMGVAHNNPKMLEAQNLRDATMGWSVAQAFKKHKKALVVHINGVFHSESALGTPEQVLHYHKKARIFTVTMHSGMGFPEYKPSEHQHLGDVLILTDPSLPRTDKRN; this is encoded by the coding sequence ATGAAAGCCCTCTTAACCCTCTTCTTGGCCCTCGCCCTTAACACAATGCTCTCTGCTGGAGTACCTGATTCCACCATTACAGCATCGCATTACCGGATATATGGAAAAAATGGTGAAGCCTTGCGCATAGAAGATATTGTACGGCAAATGAGGGCAGCCGATGTGGTTTTTCTGGGAGAAGAACACAACGATCCCGTGGCCCATCACCTCCAATTCGAGTTACTCAAAGCCCTTTTCGAGGCAGAGAAAACACGCCCGATCGTGCTGGCGATGGAGCAATTTGAGCGAGACACCCAAGAAGTACTGGACTTATACCTTTCAGGTACCATCAGGGAGCGAGACTTTAAATTAGATAGTCGCCCATGGACCAATTATGAGACTGATTATAAACCGATGATTGAGTTTGCAAAAACAAACCGTATTCCAGTCATTGCAGGCAATGCGCCCCGACGGCTTGTAAGCCTGACAGGCCGAGAAGGTATTGCCGTACTCAATTCTTTACCTACGATCGCCAAGCAATGGCTTCCACCCTTGCCCTTGCATCCAGCATCTGCCACATATGGCCAGAAGTTTAATGCAGAGATGGAACGGCAAATGGGTGTTGCACACAACAATCCAAAAATGTTAGAGGCCCAAAACCTCCGAGATGCAACCATGGGATGGTCTGTGGCCCAAGCATTCAAAAAACATAAAAAAGCCCTTGTCGTCCATATAAATGGGGTGTTTCATAGCGAAAGCGCCTTGGGTACTCCTGAACAGGTATTGCACTACCACAAAAAAGCCCGAATTTTTACTGTGACCATGCACTCTGGTATGGGTTTTCCCGAATACAAACCGAGTGAACACCAACATTTGGGTGATGTCTTGATCTTGACAGATCCCTCTCTACCCCGTACCGACAAGCGCAATTGA
- a CDS encoding ABC transporter permease: MDYRLLIARRYFASKKQFSLVSIISGISIAGITLGTAVLIVVLSVLNGFFNLVRDLMVSFDPHIRIESASSRGFLNPDSLIQAIRNTPHVQSVAPYVEGKAQFIWGEGKHGNKVVIVRGIVGHLGTGENTVSGKMTTGTLQLARGEGEPGVILGEALANRIGIFSLNNDYGPNRVELRSAAGLARSLATFGFPDFPRFQVRGLFQIDPTYDESHVFIDLPEAQRLFRMNGRVTGVELRLNDLNAATQVKAHLLAQLNAQKFRVSTWFDIQKTLYETMLFEKWGASLILGLIILVAAFNIVGSLTMVVIEKRRDLGILQAMGVSRSHIRHIFLLEGLLIGSVGIAVGTTIGLLLCYIQDRFKWVPLMGGDSFIIDAYPVAVQYGDVLVIALGVLVLCTLAAVYPAWRAAQTEPVEAIRWE, encoded by the coding sequence ATGGACTATCGCTTACTAATCGCACGCCGATATTTTGCGAGCAAAAAACAATTCTCACTGGTATCTATTATTTCCGGCATATCGATTGCAGGGATTACATTGGGGACGGCAGTGCTGATTGTTGTGCTTTCGGTATTGAATGGTTTCTTTAATCTTGTGCGCGACCTTATGGTCTCGTTTGATCCCCACATTCGGATAGAATCGGCCAGTTCAAGAGGGTTTTTAAATCCGGATTCTCTGATTCAAGCCATTCGTAACACCCCCCACGTACAATCGGTTGCACCGTATGTAGAAGGAAAAGCACAGTTTATCTGGGGCGAGGGGAAACACGGTAACAAGGTTGTGATCGTCAGAGGCATTGTAGGTCACTTAGGAACAGGCGAAAATACCGTTTCCGGAAAGATGACAACTGGTACCCTGCAATTGGCGCGTGGCGAGGGCGAGCCGGGTGTAATATTGGGCGAGGCATTGGCCAATCGGATTGGTATTTTTTCACTTAATAATGATTATGGTCCCAATCGGGTGGAACTTCGGTCTGCGGCGGGTCTTGCCCGTAGTTTAGCTACATTTGGTTTTCCAGACTTCCCACGATTTCAGGTCAGGGGCCTATTCCAAATAGACCCCACCTACGACGAAAGTCATGTGTTTATTGATTTGCCAGAAGCCCAGCGTCTGTTCAGAATGAATGGTCGGGTAACAGGGGTCGAACTACGTTTAAACGACTTGAACGCTGCTACGCAAGTAAAAGCCCATCTTTTGGCACAGCTGAACGCCCAAAAATTTCGCGTTAGTACTTGGTTTGATATCCAGAAAACCCTCTACGAGACAATGCTCTTCGAAAAGTGGGGCGCCTCTTTAATCCTTGGCCTCATTATTCTGGTGGCTGCCTTTAATATCGTAGGATCGCTCACCATGGTCGTGATTGAGAAACGGCGGGATTTGGGCATTCTTCAGGCGATGGGGGTTTCACGGTCTCACATTCGTCACATTTTCCTCTTAGAAGGCTTGCTGATTGGTAGCGTAGGCATAGCTGTTGGAACAACCATTGGTTTGCTCCTTTGCTATATACAAGATCGCTTTAAATGGGTCCCACTGATGGGCGGGGATTCCTTCATTATTGATGCCTATCCCGTTGCGGTACAGTATGGCGATGTGTTGGTAATTGCCCTTGGGGTATTGGTCTTATGTACATTGGCCGCCGTATATCCAGCATGGCGGGCTGCACAGACAGAGCCTGTGGAGGCGATTCGTTGGGAATAG
- the nhaD gene encoding sodium:proton antiporter NhaD has protein sequence MESLLVGIFIIGYAAIAFEHPIKINKSATALLTGVLLWTVVVLTSGEVHHIETELGHHLADIAQILFFLLGAMTIVELVDAHEGFRMITDRIRTQDVRKLLWLISWVTFFLSAILDNLTTAIVMVSLLRKLIKNHEMRKMFAGMVVIAANAGGAFSPIGDVTTTMLWIGGQISTVNIILSLFIPSVICLLVPLIWIGFHLKGTVEAPAKPAKDHIPDGSTLMLILGVGGLVFVPIFKTVTHLPPYVGMLLSLSVIWIASELLHKNKDEEVRKPYTASEALKRVDTPSILFFLGILLAISALEVSGILGATAQWLNDTVGNLDVIAVVIGLLSAIVDNVPLVAATMGMYDLATYPMDSKIWEFIAYTAGTGGSILIIGSAAGVAVMGMEKIDFIWYVKKISIWAAIGYFAGAAAYIVIYALLHTH, from the coding sequence GTGGAATCTTTGTTGGTAGGTATATTTATTATTGGGTATGCCGCAATCGCCTTTGAACACCCCATCAAAATCAATAAGTCTGCTACGGCGCTGCTAACGGGCGTACTGCTATGGACCGTTGTCGTACTTACATCGGGAGAGGTACATCATATAGAAACGGAGTTGGGCCACCATCTCGCGGATATTGCCCAAATTCTGTTCTTTTTGTTGGGTGCGATGACCATTGTGGAATTGGTGGATGCGCACGAAGGGTTTCGCATGATTACAGATCGCATCCGGACGCAGGATGTACGCAAACTGCTGTGGCTCATTTCATGGGTTACCTTCTTCTTATCTGCTATTTTGGATAACCTCACAACCGCCATCGTGATGGTTAGTTTGCTGCGCAAATTGATTAAAAACCACGAAATGCGGAAAATGTTTGCGGGTATGGTGGTGATTGCCGCGAATGCAGGCGGTGCCTTTTCACCAATTGGGGATGTTACAACGACCATGCTGTGGATTGGCGGCCAGATATCAACGGTTAATATCATTTTATCTCTTTTTATTCCAAGCGTCATTTGCCTGTTGGTTCCGCTAATTTGGATTGGGTTTCACCTGAAGGGAACCGTAGAAGCACCTGCCAAACCAGCCAAAGACCACATTCCGGATGGTAGCACCCTCATGCTCATCCTCGGCGTAGGGGGCTTGGTTTTTGTACCTATTTTCAAAACGGTTACGCATTTACCTCCTTATGTGGGGATGTTGCTTTCCTTGTCTGTTATTTGGATTGCCTCCGAGTTGTTGCATAAAAACAAAGACGAAGAAGTTCGTAAGCCTTATACCGCATCCGAAGCACTCAAGCGAGTAGATACGCCCAGTATTTTGTTCTTCCTAGGGATATTGCTGGCCATTTCGGCACTGGAGGTATCGGGTATCCTCGGAGCAACTGCGCAATGGCTGAACGATACGGTTGGGAACTTGGATGTGATCGCCGTGGTGATTGGCCTTCTTTCTGCCATTGTGGATAACGTACCATTGGTCGCTGCCACAATGGGGATGTACGATCTCGCAACCTATCCGATGGATTCCAAAATCTGGGAGTTTATTGCCTATACAGCCGGAACAGGTGGCTCTATTCTAATCATCGGTTCTGCTGCTGGCGTAGCGGTGATGGGCATGGAAAAAATAGACTTTATTTGGTATGTCAAAAAGATTTCGATCTGGGCGGCCATTGGCTATTTTGCGGGTGCAGCGGCATACATCGTGATATACGCACTTTTACATACCCATTGA